The DNA segment TTGTCCCCCCGGATGTGACCCGGAGGGACGGAAGAAGGGGCGGTGATCACCACGCCGTTGCGGCCCAGGTCGTATTTCGCGAACGTGAGGATCTCCGGGATCATCTCCACCGGGGAGTACGGTTCCATCGACGGTTCGTGCGGCCGCACGTAATTGGAAAAGTTCCGGATGATCGCCGCGGTCCTCTCCCCCGCGGAGAGGATCTTCCCCGCCCCGTCGGCCACCTTCCGTTCGTTGGACGAAGTCATCCGGATGAGCTCGGAGAACCCGAGGACGACGCTCAGGTGATTGTCCACCTCGTGGGCGACGCCCATCACCATCCGTCCGAACAGGGCCAGGCGGTACATCTCGACGGTTTTCCGGTCCATGGCGTCCCCTCGTCGTCCTTTCAGATCTGCTTTCCGAGGACGCCGCCGCGCCCTCTCCGCTTCGACTCGTACATCAGCCGGTCGGCGATGTTCAGGATCTGGCTCCGCTGCGGGGAATCCGGGCGGCAGGCGACGTACCCGATGCTTGCGGTGAAGGAGATCACCTGGTCCCGGTCGGCGTCCAGCCGGACGCCGGAGATCCCCTCCGCGATCCGGCCGGCGATGACCGCCGCCGCGGCCATGTCGGTTTCCGGAAGGATGACGGCGAACTCGTCCCCGCCGTACCGCGCGGCGATGTCGGTCTTCCGGAGGTGAGCGCCCAACGCGCCCGCGACCAGAACGAGGACGCGATCCCCGGTGGTGTGGCCGTACGAGTCGTTGATCTCCTTGAATCCGTCCAGGTCGAGCATGAGCACCGACATCGTCCGCCCGTAGCGGATCGCCCGCTCCAACTCGATCGCGAGACGCTCGTGGAACGAACCGTGGTTGTACAGCAGCGTCAGCGAGTCCTTCTCGGCGAGCGACCGGACGAAACCGAACAGTTCCGCGTTCTCGATCGCGATGGCGAGATACGTGGCCAGCACCCGCATCGTGGGGAGCAACTCCGGCTCGAACGCGTGCGGCTCGGGGTGGTTCAGCATCAGAACCCCGATGCTCTTCCCCTTCGATACGAGAGGGACGCAGAGGAACGACTGGACGTCCTTCCGGCGACCGCCGAAGTGCTGAAACTCCGGATGGCTCTTCACGTCGGGGATCCACGCCGGCTCGCCGGTGAGGAACACCTTTCCGGCGATTCCCTCCCCCGGGGCGAGGGTGAACGGCGGGGTCCCGGTCGCCTCGCCGCCGGAGGACGCCTTGGCCACCAGCCGCTTCGTCTCGCGGGAGTACAGCATGACGCAGAAGTCGTTCAGCCCCAGCTTCCGCATCACGCATTCCGGGATGATCCGGTACAGCTCTTCGGGATCGAGGGTTCCGGTGATGACGGTGGAAATCTCCGCGATGGTCCGGAGGTACTGGACGTTCGACTCCAGGTTCCCGCGGGCCTCCTCGAGAGCCCGTCGGAGGCGCTCCACCTGGTCGAGCCTCTCCTCGCGGTCCCGGACCGCCTCCCGCAACGT comes from the Deltaproteobacteria bacterium genome and includes:
- a CDS encoding diguanylate cyclase, whose translation is MPSGRQPSSASNLSSPGWRKSFVISWVALFLVTLAVAAFASRVSAEMAVLVAGAAVGEAVLAVASFFVLERSVVRPVERLRDAIGTGNGKTLPDVSGPLAPLAAAVSERLERSVATLREAVRDREERLDQVERLRRALEEARGNLESNVQYLRTIAEISTVITGTLDPEELYRIIPECVMRKLGLNDFCVMLYSRETKRLVAKASSGGEATGTPPFTLAPGEGIAGKVFLTGEPAWIPDVKSHPEFQHFGGRRKDVQSFLCVPLVSKGKSIGVLMLNHPEPHAFEPELLPTMRVLATYLAIAIENAELFGFVRSLAEKDSLTLLYNHGSFHERLAIELERAIRYGRTMSVLMLDLDGFKEINDSYGHTTGDRVLVLVAGALGAHLRKTDIAARYGGDEFAVILPETDMAAAAVIAGRIAEGISGVRLDADRDQVISFTASIGYVACRPDSPQRSQILNIADRLMYESKRRGRGGVLGKQI